One Peromyscus leucopus breed LL Stock chromosome 20, UCI_PerLeu_2.1, whole genome shotgun sequence genomic window, GAACACAAGAAGAAGCACCCGGATGCTTCTGTCAACTTCTCAGAGTTCTCGAAGAAGTGCTCAGGAAGGTGGAAAACCATGTCTgctaaagaaaaggggaaatgtgaagACACGACAAAGGCTGACAAGACTCGTtatgagagagaaatgaaaacctaCATCCCCCCCAAAGGGGAGACCAAAAAGAAGTTCAAGGACCCCAATGCACCCAAGAGGCTTCCTTCGGCCTTCTTCTTGTTCTGTTCTGAGTACTGCCCCAAAATCAAAGGAGAGCACCCCGGCTTGTCCATCGGGGGCATGGCGAAGAAGCTGGGGGAGATGTGGAACAACACTGCTGTGGACTACAAGCAGCCCTACGAGAAGAAGGCTGCCGAGCTGAAGGAGAAGTACGAGAAGGATATTGCTGCCTACAGAGCTAAAGGAAAACCCGATGCGGCAAAGAAGGGGGTCGTCAAGGctgaaaagagcaagaaaaagaaggaagaggaagatggggaggaggatgaagagggtgaggaagaggaggaagaagagaaagacaaagatgaagaagatgatgaaAAAGTTGGTTCTAACGCAgtttttttcttgtctataaagCACTTAACCCCCCTGTACACAACTCactccttttaaagaaaaaattgaaatgtaaggctgtgtaagatttgtttttaaaccgtacagtgtctttttttttggtaaagtTAACACACTATACAATGTGTCTTTAGATAGCCCTGTCCTGGTGGTGTTCTCAATAGCCACTAACCTTGCCTGGTACAGTCTGGGGTTGTAAATTGGCATGGAAATTTAAAGCAGACTCTTGTTGGTGCATAGCACAAATTAGTTATATATGGGGACggtagagttttttgtttgtttgtttgttttgtttttatttttgtttttttcatcttcAGTTGTCTCTGATGCAGCTTATTACGAAGATAATTGTTCTGTTAACTGAATACCACTCtgtaattgcaaaaaaaaaatgcagctgtTTTGTTGACATTCTGAATACTTctaagtaaatacattttttatttaaaaaaatctctaattATTTAGAACATATGTTAAAAATTTTggaagatatagatttataattCTAAAgattacatacaaatatataaccACTATATGACTGCTATTGTACGTggttttatatgtaaatatattaattcattatgtaaatatgtttatTCCATTCAGACATGCTAAATTACAATGtcattaaaatgacttttaatccAAACTCTTTACTTTTTGAAAGTATTTTGCTAATTTCATTACTTATTCAATAAGTATTTGCACTAATTGGAATATTTACTAAAAATTTTCACAAATACTGTCTTGGTTTTAAAAGGAACAGATAGCTGTCTTACTATTATTAGATGTTACTCTTTGGTacccttatttttctttccagaaagttTCACTATCTAagctttctatattttttaaactagATTTATGTTTTACTTAATTTTCTGGACTTTTGATATAAAATTACCTATAACatgtaatatacacacacataacaagcacacacacacacacacacacacacacacacatatatatatatatatacatacatacttttatgtatatgtatatatgtatgtatataaacttttgagacaggattcatgtatcccaggctaggaGATTTGCTATTtggtcaagaatgaccttgaactccgaTTTTCCTGATCAATCCTTCAGCTTGTCTGTTGCTTTGGAAAGTAAATAGAGGGAGATAGTGCAACATGCAGAAGGAAAGCACTCTGGCTAAGTTAGACCCACTTTGGAGCAAAGGGAATGAGGATTGTATGTTGAGCATACATATTCTGTAAGACACATCCTTCAAATATTTGCCCAAGGCTGGGGATGTACCTCAATGATAGGCTCTTGTCTAGTCTGCATGAGGCCTTGGTTCAAGCTAtagtatttcaaaaagaaaaatattcattacTTCATTGTATGACTTGCTAAATAATACTCGTGAGCTTCAGTGGTAATCTGTAGTCAATACATGCATTCTGTAAGTATCTAAAATATTGTTAGTAATGTAATAATGTATTTGAAGGTCTTCTTAACAAGATTTTTACATGAATTCTAATACACACAGTTCAAAGATCTTTAATCATAACCTGTATAATTTACTCATTTATGCAATTATTCATTAGTTTATCAGTAATAAACAGTGACCTTAAATTCCTAAAATCCTCTATGAGATGGTGAATTGCATTAACAAAGATTTGAAAAGCCTttataaatatctaaaatattttcccataatTTTACAAAAATCATACCACAAAAAATTCTATTTCTGGAAACATCCTTCCCTCCATACTCCCCCTCTTTGCTCTTTAGTAGACTAATTAGGACTTTTTGCTTCAAGCAAAAAGAACCATCCAGACTTATACCCTTGCAATACCTTCTTTCCATGTGCACTTTTGTAGGATATCACTCAGTAGTTCCACCCAGACTTATACATTAAGAATGAAATTCAGTCATGAACTAAATTATTTGTGGAGCCAATCTCTTCAGACAGGTGGTCCAAATGTCCAGAATCCCCAGCACTTTGGAACAAAACAGGCTTCACATTTTTTCCCCCAGCTCTACTCTTTGCTTTAACTAGAGACTAATGTTTTGGAGGTCAAGAAGCTTCTGGAAAATTTGTAGACTGAAACAATTGGTACAAGTGTTCCACTTACTTTATATTCACCAGTGAGATGTGTCGGGGAGGATCCTGCATGTGTCCAGCCTAATGTCACCAATCCCCTGTGGATTTGCTCTGACAGCTTCCATGTGGGCTCCTAAGAAGAGCTGAAATGCCAGAGGATTGAAACTATGAGGCATGGGCGGGGCCCCAATCTTCCAGATGTGGCTGCTTTCGTACTTTTAATGTGAATTCAAGGACCTACCCTCCTCCTTGACACAGATAACAAGTGCCTCATCTCATAATCAGAAAAATATGGTTATTGGAGTACAAACATTAGCAAACAGCTTTGCCTTCAGGCTCTCTTCGAGGAAGCACACACAAGAAGCtcaagcttcatttttctttggtcAATTTGAAATGTTAAAGCCATATTGGAGCACATTACTCTTGCGAAGTAAAAGTATTTGACTGCATCTTCTATGTATTTCTCTGTGAGAACCAATTCAGTCTCTGACTAAACAAGAATCTTGAGGAAATACGAGGAAGTTACTTTCAAGTGAGTAAATGTTTGTCTGATCGGAACTCCCTCCTTCTATGGCTTCCCCCAAGTCTACAGGCACAGGCTTAGTGGTGGGAGGAAGCGTTTTAAGCAAAATTCTTGTggtcattttttccattttcaggcaATGGGTCACTAAGTGTACCTGGAGATTCGCCAAGCCATTTGCTTCTTTCTGCATCATTTAAGTTAATTCTTTATAAGTCACATTTCCTACCCAAGTGGGAAAATagacaaaatataaagaataaaaaaacagacCAAATGGAACCAAATTGGGGCAGTTGTTTTAAAACCATTATATTGAATGCAATAAAAGATTTTGTATAGTGAAGGAAATGATAGAAATATGTACAGATTTTTCTGTACAGTTAAGTACTATTTTCCTCTATActatatgtttaaaattaaagtaaaagatGTCTTATTAATTAGTGGAAGCAGAACGTAAACTATTACCTTTTTTAATTTAGTGTAACATACTTTAAATATTGGAAAAGTGCTTTGGGTATTCAGTCTTGAAACTCAAATAAATAGTTCTGATTATATAGTTAAAAGGTATATAATTAAATGAATTTACTCTTTCAAAGGCTGTATTCCCATGTTAACTATATTTCCATTAATCAATGCTTAGTGCTTCTCCTAATCAAACACATTTGAAGTATATGATGGACTAACTGCACTCCATCTCATCACAGTCAGCTTTCTAGCTCAGTGAATCTTAAGtgggaataaaaacaaaccaaacactcCCTAAATGATCTATCTAAGTATGAAGGACAGGACCAGGAAGCCAGCTTAGGTGGAGAAAGTATTTGATTTCAAGCCAGTTGACCTGAATTTTACCCCTGAAGCCTACgtaaagtgggaggagagaattggCTTCATGAAAtggtcctctgacatccacatgtgcaccatggcatgcatacaCCCAATTGACCTCTctctcagatctctctctctctctctctctctctctctctctctctctctctctctctctctctctcacacacacacacacacacacacacacacacacacacacacacacacacacaccccaacgaATTTTTAACATTGAGGCCACAAGATTTCCATGCTGGAGCTAGGCAAAGATGTTTATTGccatatttttaatgatttctaaTAATTGTTGAAACACCACTTCAGATGTAactaagtaaatttaaaatgtatatctatAATTCTATAACTTATctgcatgattttctttttactgttaAAATGATGCTTTGGGCTGAAGAGTGTAGTTCCATGGTAAGGAttcacaaggacctgggttcaatctccagcactgcacgtacaaataaataaaaaatgatgttcATAAAGAACTTTCAGTGTCATGGACTGCTGCATTCTGCATGGCTCCAGGGATTGACTTACTTGGGTggcaagggaatgaagaaatgacaaacccagggacacacagaaaagctgaggcagaggctgcagcCTCTTGGATGCTCAATATGTTCCTTACACTCAGTTGAACAAGTAGGCAGGATAattacacacagataaacaagaGGATGGCTAGATAACCTTGGTAGGTGCAGTCTCTGTAAGGGAGCAGTTCAGGTGGTAAacatcctgggggtggggagctatAATGGACATTTCCTGCACACACTGTTAACATTTGCACTTGATCTAAAGGATGGTATTGGCACTCCTACAGCTCTGAAGCCTTGGAGTCCTTGCAAAGACTGTGCTCTTGGCAAGCAATACACTCAT contains:
- the LOC114694848 gene encoding high mobility group protein B1-like; this encodes MGKGDPKKPRSKMSSYAFFVQTCREEHKKKHPDASVNFSEFSKKCSGRWKTMSAKEKGKCEDTTKADKTRYEREMKTYIPPKGETKKKFKDPNAPKRLPSAFFLFCSEYCPKIKGEHPGLSIGGMAKKLGEMWNNTAVDYKQPYEKKAAELKEKYEKDIAAYRAKGKPDAAKKGVVKAEKSKKKKEEEDGEEDEEGEEEEEEEKDKDEEDDEKVGSNAVFFLSIKHLTPLYTTHSF